AAACCTGTACAGTTCCCAGTTGGTGATACTAGTAAGATTTTGCAATCTTGTAAAAATAAACTCAAGCCTCTACTGGATAAACGCGAGTTAAATTTCATTCCATTACAGCAAGATTCGCAGCGCCATATTTTTGCTCTTATTGCTAAGGATTCAAGCAATCTGATCACAACTGACGATAGAAGTAATAGACATCATATAGTTCCTCTGCTTTCAACTATATCTGGCACTTATTGGCTCAATATATCTTTAACGTTTTTACCTATGTTTAGCCAATCTAAGCAAAAAACTGCTCCTCAAAGCTTTCAATTCTCAGGAGTTAGCATAAGAGTTTTTAAGGGATTAGCTACTGAAAATAAGAAAGAACCATTACTTCGGGCGGAATGGGACATTCTAAAAGATAATAATAATCACGCACAACCTCATTGGCACGTCTATAAATCGTTTCAAATTAGAAACTTAAATGCTACAGCATCAGATTTTGAATCTCTGATTGAAGCCGATGAGGTACAAGATTTTGGAACTTGTGCAGAGAAGTTTAATTCTGGTGAAAGAGAGAATGATTTTCAAGAGGACTTAGGACAGAACAACACAGAAAATGAGCAGGCAAGTCTAAAAGAAAACGATTGGGACTTTGAAACTAAATTTCATTTTGCTATGGCATCTCAGTGGCATGTTAATGGAGGAACCCATAGGATTGTTATTGATCAAGAAGCTCTGCTGTATTCTTGGCTGGCGGGATGTGTTCAGTACATTAAGGAACAACTGCTATATGTTTCTGGTGGCCGATAAGTTATGAAGAATGTTCTCAAGTAACCTTAAATGCTTGTCCCAACCAAGGACTTAAGCGAGCTAACTATTAAGAATGAAATCAGCAACCTCAACAGACTTTTTGGTTCGGTATAACGCTCCCCTTTAGCGGCTGCAAGTAACCTTTGCATCACCATCAGTAGCTTTCGGCAGTGCGCTGCAAGGGGTTTGTTATGTGGCGATCAGTGGCGTTCCCAACGAAACTTGCGTTCAGACTCTTGAATGGGGACATCATTAATGCTGGCAAATCGACGCATCATTAAACCATTGTCAGCAAATTCCCAGTTTTCATTGCCATAGGCACGATACCAAGAACCTGCGTCATCATGCCACTCATACTCGAATCGCACGGCAATGCGATTATCCATAAAACACCAGAGTTCCTTCTGCAAACGGTAATCGAGTTCCTTGGCCCATTTGCGTTTGAGAAATGCTTTGATGGCCGTTCGTCCGCTAAAAAATTCAGCCCGATTGCGCCACTCAGAGTCTTCGGTGTAGGCAAGAGCGACTCGCTCCGGATCTCGGGTATTCCAGGCATCTTCAGCCGCCTGCACTTTGATCTTGGCAGTTTCTAGCGTAAATGGAGGCAGCGGTGGTTTGGTTTCCATTGTCAGAATCCTATGATGAATATCCTATGGGGAATTGAGTTGGAGGTAACGGAGTCAGGCAATTACCAAGCCCCTGTGCGATGCTCTTTCAGAGCGGTTTAGCCAGCGAGAAACGGTGAGAACTCTGGTTCTGACCAGCGCAGGAGGTAGGCTAGCTTCCACCCGATAGCCGCCTTTGAGATGAAAGCGAAATAACCGCTCTGCTCCGGCATAGGTCAGAATTTCAGTTCCTTCCCAAATGACTTCAGCAGTGCCGGTCAAATAGAGCAAATTGCCTTCAGTAAAATCGATAAACAATAGCCCAGCATGGGGATTTAACTCCAGGTTGCCGAAGGTATTAAAGTGACAATTACCGGAGAAATCAGGAATTGTCAGAGTGCCGTGATCATCAATCCTGACAAACCCTGATTTGCCGCCCCGATGGGACACATCAACGCCACTGGCAGCGCCCGCTGATTCAGCTTGATAGGCTGTGGCAATAAAGAAGGTGTCAGCCGTTGCGATGATGGCTTGCTCTGTCTCTCCTAATTGTTCTAACTGATGCACAGGTTTGGCTGCTGTTGGATCGAATTCGTGCCCCTCAGATCGGCGGGCTTGGATGTACTGGGGGCAATTGCCAAAGCTTTGCCGAACCTGTACTGCAAAGCCATTGGCATGAGTTGCGGTGACGATTCCATTCATTCGGTTGCGGCGGCGAGTCGGTAGTTCAATGCCCAGGAAGCCAATGTCGATGCCCTCTGCCAGATTCGTGGTTAAAGGGTCACCAAATAGGGGCTGGGTGGCAACTTGTAAGGTGCGATCGCTGGGAGAGGAAAGAAAGCCGGGATTCCCCACCAGAATAGAAGCCCAGGGATGTCCTGTTGGGTCTACCGTGCCCACAATCACATAGGGCAGTTGGGCAAAGAACTGCCGAAACTGATCCGGCAAGTATTCGCGGATTACCCGTCGTCCTTGCTTGTCCATCCGCGCCTGTGATCCCATCCGAGAGTGAATGGCGAGTTCACCTGCATGAAAGGGCGATTCGGTTCGTGTCCAGCCTGGGTTTGCCATGTCATTTCTCCAGAAAAATGGTTTGAGATTCAATTTCCACAATCCCAGATGCATCCCATCCTGAAATCTTGGAAGGATGCTGCATTGGCAGGGATGCGCGTACTTTATAATCCACAGGATTCACGGAAATCGCTTTAACCTGAACCAGCAGGTCTCTGGTAGAAGGTGTTGGTATCTCAATCTCTGTTTCAGTAAACCATTCCGAGGGATTAATCGATTGAGATAAATTCAGGGCGATCGCTTTCATACTGTTCACTCCAATGGTTCAACCCAATCATCACAGAATGCACAGACTCTCTCCGGCGATCGCCGCAGCCCTATCATCAGAGGCATA
The nucleotide sequence above comes from Prochlorothrix hollandica PCC 9006 = CALU 1027. Encoded proteins:
- a CDS encoding nuclear transport factor 2 family protein; the protein is METKPPLPPFTLETAKIKVQAAEDAWNTRDPERVALAYTEDSEWRNRAEFFSGRTAIKAFLKRKWAKELDYRLQKELWCFMDNRIAVRFEYEWHDDAGSWYRAYGNENWEFADNGLMMRRFASINDVPIQESERKFRWERH
- a CDS encoding MDR/zinc-dependent alcohol dehydrogenase-like family protein, producing the protein MKAIALNLSQSINPSEWFTETEIEIPTPSTRDLLVQVKAISVNPVDYKVRASLPMQHPSKISGWDASGIVEIESQTIFLEK